CGGTGAAAGGCGGTTATTTCCCGGTTCCCCCGGTCGATTCTTCACAAGACATCCGTTCTACCATGTGTCTGACCATGGAAGAAATGGGTCTGGTGGTTGAAGCACACCACCACGAGGTAGCGACCGCAGGTCAGAATGAAGTGGCTACTCGCTTCAACACCATGACCAAGAAAGCCGACGAGATTCAGATCTATAAATACGTGGTACACAACGTGGCACACGCCTTTGGCAAAACTGCAACCTTCATGCCGAAACCCATATTCGGTGACAACGGTTCCGGCATGCACTGCCACATGTCGTTGTCCAAGAATGGCAACAACCTGTTCGCTGGCGACAAATACGGTGGCCTATCTGAAATAGCCTTGTTCTACATCGGCGGCATCATCAAACACGCTAAAGCGATCAATGCCCTGACCAACCCGACTACCAACTCTTACAAGCGTTTGGTGCCAGGCTACGAAGCGCCAGTGATGTTGGCTTACTCAGCTCGGAACCGTTCCGCCTCCATCCGTATCCCGGTGGTCGCCAGCCCCAAAGCACGCCGTATCGAAGCTCGTTTCCCAGACCCAGCGGCCAACCCATACCTGTGCTTCGCCGCATTACTGATGGCTGGCTTGGACGGCATCATCAACAAGATCCACCCTGGCGATGCGATGGATAAAAACCTGTATGACCTACCGCCGGAGGAAGAGGCTGAGATCCCAAAAGTGGCGGGTTCTCTGGATGAAGCCCTAACAGCACTGAACGAAGACCGCGAGTTCCTAACCCGTGGTGGCGTATTCACCGACGATGCGATCGATGCTTATATCGAACTGCGTAAGGAAGAGATGGATCGCGTTCGCATGACACCACATCCGGTTGAGTTCGAGTTGTACTACAGCGTTTAAGCTATACCGTGCCGTCTGCGGGCGGCACCCACTTTTATGTTGCCGTGGACACTTTTAGCCCATCTTAGGATAGGTCTCTTCTCCACCGTATTTTCTGCAAAACTATTCCGTACAACAACCATCACGGATGGAGTAGAACAGGCGCACTAAAAAGGTGCAGGAGTCTGCCGTATGGCCACTGGCCAACTGCCCGATG
The sequence above is drawn from the Serratia symbiotica genome and encodes:
- the glnA gene encoding glutamate--ammonia ligase — translated: MSAEHVLTMLHEHEVKFVDLRFTDTKGKEQHVTIPAHQVNADFFEEGKMFDGSSIGGWKGINESDMVLMPDASTAVLDPFFEESTLIVRCDILEPGTMQGYDRDPRSISKRAEDFLRSSGIADTMLFGPEPEFFLFDDIRFGSSLRGSHVAIDDIEGAWNSGTTYDGGNKGHRPAVKGGYFPVPPVDSSQDIRSTMCLTMEEMGLVVEAHHHEVATAGQNEVATRFNTMTKKADEIQIYKYVVHNVAHAFGKTATFMPKPIFGDNGSGMHCHMSLSKNGNNLFAGDKYGGLSEIALFYIGGIIKHAKAINALTNPTTNSYKRLVPGYEAPVMLAYSARNRSASIRIPVVASPKARRIEARFPDPAANPYLCFAALLMAGLDGIINKIHPGDAMDKNLYDLPPEEEAEIPKVAGSLDEALTALNEDREFLTRGGVFTDDAIDAYIELRKEEMDRVRMTPHPVEFELYYSV